The Hydrogenobacter hydrogenophilus genome includes the window GTTTCAGTAGGAAGACCTAAAGGAAGCATAGGAACGCCAAGAAGCATAACTACAGAGAAGGAAAGCTTAGATCCCCCATTACACAAAACCTTTTCACCAAAAGAGTACATAAGAAGACTTAAAGAGTACGGCTTAGAAGATTGGCAGGATGTGGAGCGCTTTTTACTTAGCCTAACAGATAGAGTAGAAAGGGTGAGGTTCCTTATGGCATGGTTAATCTACCAACAAGATTGACTAATTGGCTTTTTGACTAATTGACTGTTTGACTAAAAGACTTTTTGACCACTTATAAACTACAAGCAAAGCGTTGTGACGCTTAAACTTGTTTAGAATAGGGACTTTTTGACTATTTAGCATATTGACCATTTGACTTTTTAGCTTGCAGACATTTTGACTTTTTGCTATAATAGGTTTACAGGAGGTAATTATGATAGGTATAGATGTGGGGTTTGGTTGGACTAAGGTAGCAAAGGACGGAGTGGAAGTAGGTAAGTTTCCTACTTGGATCGCTTACTATGAGAGCGGTATGGAAAGCGTAGAGCCCGTAGAATTTGAAGGGAGAGCCTACGTGGTAGGGGAGGATGCACGCTATAGTAGGAGAAGGATAGAACTGGCAGATGCAGAACTTCTTTTTAGGTTCTTTCCCGTCATAGTAGAATATGCAAAGCGCAGGTTTCAGCTCAACGATGATGTAGTAAGCGGACTTGCTCCTAAGCATTATGCTCTATACAAGGAAAGTCCCAAGCTTAAAGACCGACTATCCTTCTTAAAAGCGGTCTTAGTGCAAGGTGTAGGTGTCCTTCTTGACATAGCGGAGGATGTGAGAGATGGAGAAGTGGTATTTGTTATAGATATTGGCTTCAACACGATAGACTATGTACTTGCCAAAAGAGAAGGGACTACTTGGAGACGCTATGCTATAGGTTCTATAGAAGGATTGGGGGTTCTTCGTGCTATTGAGATTTTCAAAGAGAAACTACCAAGCTCTCTTTCTATCCTTCAGGGATTTTCTCAATCAAGACTAATAGAGGCTTTTGAAAAAGGTTATGCTACCATAGAAAGCGAAAGAGTAGAGTTGAAACCTTACATAGACCTTGCTTGTGAGGAGTATGTGGACATTCTTTTAAGTAGGCTCAAATCAGAACTTTCAGGTAGAGTAGAGGAGAGAGATAAGCTTGTATTAGCAGGTGGTGGAGCTAACCTGATAGAAGCCAGTCTGTTTGGAAAAGATGCCCTTATTCCTAATAAACCTGAATACTCCAATGCAAGAGGCTATTCAAGGTTTGAACCATGAAGGTACTTCTCAGGCACTTAATAGATCTACAAGAGCCTGCTCTTGAAAGGTTTTCAGTCTTGACTCCTCGCATGAAAGGAAAACTATTAGAGTTCTTACTGCAGGACTTTTTAGGTAGCATCAGTGAAGAAGAGTGGAAGGAACTATATAAATGTGTCATAGCAAGAGACTACAAAGGTTTTACAGAGAAGGTAGAGGAAATCTGGGAAAAGAGGGCAGTTAAAAGAGAATACCAAGATAAAAAGCGGATTAACCAAGAAGAGAGAAGTAATCAAAGTAGCGGTGGATTAAGGAGCTTGGAAAGTATTAAGGAGTTTTTGGAGTAAAATGTTGAAAACCCTTCTTTTGACTATGCTCAAGAGGTTCAACTCCTTATAGGTACTTAATAAACTACAACCATTTTCTCCATTCCTGAGCAGGAAGAACGAGTTTCAACTCCTTATAGGTACTTAATAAACTGGAAAGGTGTCCTCAACGGTTTCTCTTGTGGGAAGCAGTTTCAACTCCTTATAGGTACTTAATAAACCATACACGCTCAATGTCTTTCACAGTGGTGTGGTAGCGTTTCAACTCCTTATAGGTACTTAATAAACTTTCACTCTGGAAAAACTATCATGCGTGGGCTACTGAGTTTCAACTCCTTATAGGTACTTAATAAACCCGGTTCCAGAAAGCATGCAGATTATAGGAATATCCGCGTTTCAACTCCTTATAGGCACTTAATAAACAGCATCTATCCTTTTCTGACCACAGATCCAAGTCAGTGTTTCAACTCCTTATAGGCACTTAATAAACCCCAAAGGATCGCAAAACATATTCAGTTGTCAAGTTCTACAGCCATATGGCTATGCTAATAATATACACAAAACTCATGTGTGTGTCAAGTGAAAAAAATTTCCTGTCGACCTCCAATCTCACAAAAAACCCCGGAGATGGACAGATGCTTGTCATTCTTCGTTTAGATGCGATTTTTTAAAAAAATTCGGCATAAAAAGATAAATTAAAGATTGCCAAAAGTGAGGATCGACAGAACGCTTGAAAAACAAAGGTTTGTTAAATTATAAAATCTTCATGAGAAGGTTTTTCTATGCCTAACGCTTCTCTTTCGTAATACTGCTTTGTCCTAAACTTGTATATCAATACAGAATCGTAATTATCATCTATAATTTTCTTAAGTTCATCTTTCAAAATTCTTAATTTTGCTTCTGTTATTTCTCCCTCAAAAACAGAGTTTTGCACCCATGTAAGATAGTTCCATTTATAGGAAAATCTTCATAGAATTTCATAAAACACCTACCCTTTAGCAATAAAACCCGTTTCTTTATCGTAATATTGCCCTATCTTGTCCTTACTGACAAAGTATATTTTAAGGTCTTTATCCTCATAAAGTTTGTTATCTCTTACATCTACAGAAATAACATAGTTATAAAAGCTACTTTTTATTTTTTCAAACTCCTCTTTTGCCTCAAAAACATCTATATTCTTTTTCCTAAGATTTGCTATTATTTCCTTAGCTTTCTTCCAAACTTCAGTGGCTTTTTCGTCAAACTCCACAAAAACATCGCTTTTGTATTTCTCTTCCTCTATAAGCCTAAAATCTCTTATAGAATTCCTGTTAGACCTGTTAGAAGAAAATCTAAAACTTTTTACCGCTTCAAGTATCTCGTTAGATTTATCTTTGCTTATTTTCCTCCAAACTTCACGAAAGTAGTCTTCTACAAGTAATATGAATTCCTTTTCAGAAAGATGACTTTTGCCATATAACATCTGTCTGGTAGTATTCAATAAAACAGAATCATAAATATAATGGGCAAAGTCTCGTGATTTTTTATCTACCAACCTTACAATGTGAAATTCTCCTGCTTGTTTTTCCATATTTCTGTTGCACCTTCCTGCAGATTGATTAAGGGCATCTAAAGGTGCAAAATCTCTATAAACCACATCAAAATCAATATCCACACCAGCTTCAACAAGTTGAGTACTTACAACAATTCTGTATTTACCCTCTTTTATTTCTTTTAATCTTTTTTCTCTCTCACAAGGAAGAACATAGGTTGATAGATAACACACATCTTCTTTAACTTTCTTTTTGAGAAGTTTGTATAGCTCTCTTGAAGAAGATATAGTGTTCATTATGAAAAGGTATGTTTTTTCTTTATTCAATTCTAAGGAACTTAAAAACTCTTCAATGGTTTTCTCCTTCAAATCAATATAAACATTTATCCTGTTTAGTTTATCAATAAAATCGTATCTGTTAGCTATTTCAATGGCACTATCCACCAGATACGGTTGAGTTGCGGTCATAAAAATGAAATAAGTTCCAAGAGTTTGGGAAGTTTCCTTTATAAACTCTCTAAGCAAGTGCCAATATTTGGAGGGAAGTGCTTGAACTTCATCTATTAAAATTATAGAATTTGCAAGCTTGTTAAATCTTCTTGAAAAAGAGTTGCTTGAAGATATGAGTGTATGAAAAAGCTGTATAAAAGTAGTTATGATGATCTCAGAATTCCAACCTTCCGTTAAAACTCTTGAGACACCAAACTCAAACTCATCAAACGTTATATCCGAAAGATGATGATGTTTAAGAAATAAACTACCACTTTCCTGCACATTTAAAATCTCTTTTAGTATGTTAGCATTTTGGTCAATGATACTAACAAAAGGAAGGGAATATATAATTCTTGGTGTTATGCCTTTCTTATTTCTAATTTCTTGTCTCAACTTTAGCGCAAAAGCAAAGCCTGTAATGGTTTTTCCCATACCAGTAGGTAAGGTCAATGAGTAAATTTTTGAGTTAATGTCTATATCCCTGCTCATAACATATTGGAAGGCAGATTCTCTGAGTTTATCTATTTCTCTTTGAGATGAAAACTTTCTCTTTTTATAATCAAAAATCACGAATAAGGGTATGTCTTCAACTCTTTTTGGTATAAAAGGCTTAGCTCCAGCTTCTGTTTTATCAGAGTCAAGGATGAGAGAGTAAAGATACTGAAATCTTATAAAATCCTTAATTTCAAACTGATTTTTTCTTATATAACTTCTGAGTGCTCTAAACTCTTCAGTATATTCTGGAATCTTTTTTTGAAATTCCTCTTTTTTTAGCCTGATTTTCTCTTTTAAATCGTCAGGTAAGTTCAGATTGTTTATAAAGATATTCGTTTTTTCTTCATCTATGCTTTTGAGTTGTTTTAATAACATTTCTTTATTTTCGTCATCTAATAGAAACTCCTCTATAAAACTATCTGGAGATGTGTGATGTCTTTTGCAAGATATAAATGAAAAAATAAGGTAATTTCTATCTTCCAAGATTTTTTTCATACAGTGGAAAGTATAAACTGCAGAAATAAAAGCGTGTTCAGTCTCTTTAGTTTTTTTTCTTTTTCCAGTTATGTATTCCTGAAAGTAGCTAGTGCATTTTCCGAAGTCATGTAGTGCCGTAGAAACTTTTGCAGAAATTATGAAGTTTTCATCAAAAAGATTCTTATCCATATAAAAGTCTAAAAGTTCAAGACATCTGTTTATGTGATCCTCTATGAATACATTTGGGTGGGAGTAAATTCCTGACTTCTCCATAGGTGTATTACCTCCCCGTTCTCAAGCTTCAAAAGATTCTTAAACTTTCCGTATATAGCGCCACCTTCCATATTAAATATGACATCTTCATATTTCCTTACAGTTCTATCTACATCCATTAAAGTTGGTATTCTCTCTTTCCCTATTTTTTGAAGTCTTTCAATATTGATCTCATCAACAACATGTACAGGTATAACACTATCTGCCTTTTCTGATTCTTCTTGATAGTAGCCTTGATATATACCAACATAACTAAAATCCGCTAAAAGTTCAGAAAGGCCAAGAGAAACAGTATAGTAGGTTCTATGATTTTCTACCATTTCCTTAAGGTTATTGAGAAACTCTTCTTCTCCAGATACGTATATACGGTATTTGGGATCTTTCACAAATTCCGCTCTTACTTGAGTTCTTGGTTCTCCTTCTGCTTTTCTTGAAGAGATTAATGTGGGGTCAAAGTTTTCAGATTTATCTTTGGTGAAGACTAAGTTTCGTCCCATCCGTATCTTTTTTATGGGAGATAGTATCCCTATACCTATATATAAATCCTTAGTCTTTTCAAGGTATTCTTCTCTTCCAAAGCCAAGAATTGCACCTATGATGCCTCTTACGGTAGGAGGTGGAGGAAAAGGAAAGGTCAAAGGAGAGGAAGTCGTAAAAAACTTCCTAAAGTGCGCAAAATCTCCAAATATATCAAATACCAAAACCTTCACTTTTAGACTTAAACCTCCTTTGCCCAACAAAACTCTTCTACTTGAATACCTTGGAATATTTCTTCTATTGCAGGGAAAAACTTAACTCTATCGTCTATACAGTATCTAACCTTTTGTATCTTGTCCTTATACCTTTGAACCTTCTGCTGTAGCTTTGTAAAGTCTATGTTGAGTTCTTCAATGTCCCTTATCTCTTCATCTTTTTTATCTGTCTGTATCCTTACCAGTTTGTCCAGTTCTCCTATATGAGTAAGATTTTTTTCAGTAGGAGTTTTTTCTATGTAATCTTTGTAAATTATCTCTATAAGCACTCTTGGGTTGTGTCCAAACTTAGAGTAAGAAATCACATCTGTAGAGGCTTTATGCCCAATCCACATAGCTTTTAGCATAGTGTCTATATCCGATTCAGTTAGTTTTGTCTCTTCTGCCGCTTTTTCGTTGGCTATACCGTAAAAAACTATAAGAGAGTAGGGCACTACATAACGATCTGTCATATTCCCTTGAGCTTTTCCTTCTTTAGATGGTAAAACAGTTGTGCCTTTTACAAGCTCCATCTTCACCCTGTGTAAAGATCTACCGAATTTAAATTGAACAGGACCTGTAAAAGAGTTCGCTTTGGTGTCTGAAGCTTCCTGATTATCTTCTTCTTCTTCTCCTTTTTTCCTTTTGTTTTTGTTCTTCTTGATAGCAAATGTCCCACCAAAAAGCCGGATGTCTATACAATTTTCTAACATCTTAGCATAGTCATTCCCGTACTTCTCAAAGATGTCTTCCTTCGTCGATAATTTCCCATCTTCTCCTCTTTCTTCCCTTATGAATATTTCATACCCCATCTCTGCAAGCTGATCTCTTATAGTTCTTTTAAGCCTATCAGGTGTTACGTAGTTTATCTGTGTCCCTTCGTCAATTCTTGGCTTATTTTCATCTGCAGGGTCTCCGTTTGGGTTTGCCCAAGAAACATCATAAATAAACAAAATTTCACGCCTGTTCTTCATCGGTGCTTGCTTGTTCGCTTCCTGTTTGTTCTCCATCGCTTACCTCCTCTTTGTTGTTGTATATAAACTGCCTTATTTTATAAAACATTCCCGTGCCTAATGCAAAGTAGAAGTTTATTTCTTGTGTGCTTAACTTCCAAGGAGTGCTTGCTTTTGCTAAATATTCGGATGCCATCACAAAAAGTGTTTTGTTATAACCGTAAAACTTTTGGTAGGTTTCAAGTTTATATTTTATCTCCGAAAATAACTCCATAACATCTATTTGGTCCATTTTGAGGTCTTTTAACTTTTTCAGAAAAGGTTTATTGCCCCTCTCCTTAGCCTGAATTTGTGAAATAGATTCTGTAAGCACACCCAAAACAAAAAGTCCTTTCTTTAGAGAAGTATCAAGGGAAGGCAGGCTGTCTAAAAACTCTTCAAGGCTATTAACTTGTTTCTCCTCCATGCTTACCTCCTTTGTAGATAACTTTATAAACAAAAATACAGCAAAAGCATTTTTTATAGTGTTTCGATAATCCTCTCCATTTAATATACTTCTTCTAATAGATTGTAAAAGAAAAGGTATAATAAACCTTTCTTCTATTCTTACACCTCTGAAAGTTTTATCAATTATCTCAAGAAAGTATTTTCTTAGGTCTTCCTTTTTCTTAGATGGATCACTTTTTGAGAAAAACTCATGAA containing:
- a CDS encoding ParM/StbA family protein, which translates into the protein MIGIDVGFGWTKVAKDGVEVGKFPTWIAYYESGMESVEPVEFEGRAYVVGEDARYSRRRIELADAELLFRFFPVIVEYAKRRFQLNDDVVSGLAPKHYALYKESPKLKDRLSFLKAVLVQGVGVLLDIAEDVRDGEVVFVIDIGFNTIDYVLAKREGTTWRRYAIGSIEGLGVLRAIEIFKEKLPSSLSILQGFSQSRLIEAFEKGYATIESERVELKPYIDLACEEYVDILLSRLKSELSGRVEERDKLVLAGGGANLIEASLFGKDALIPNKPEYSNARGYSRFEP
- a CDS encoding CRISPR-associated helicase/endonuclease Cas3, which encodes MEKSGIYSHPNVFIEDHINRCLELLDFYMDKNLFDENFIISAKVSTALHDFGKCTSYFQEYITGKRKKTKETEHAFISAVYTFHCMKKILEDRNYLIFSFISCKRHHTSPDSFIEEFLLDDENKEMLLKQLKSIDEEKTNIFINNLNLPDDLKEKIRLKKEEFQKKIPEYTEEFRALRSYIRKNQFEIKDFIRFQYLYSLILDSDKTEAGAKPFIPKRVEDIPLFVIFDYKKRKFSSQREIDKLRESAFQYVMSRDIDINSKIYSLTLPTGMGKTITGFAFALKLRQEIRNKKGITPRIIYSLPFVSIIDQNANILKEILNVQESGSLFLKHHHLSDITFDEFEFGVSRVLTEGWNSEIIITTFIQLFHTLISSSNSFSRRFNKLANSIILIDEVQALPSKYWHLLREFIKETSQTLGTYFIFMTATQPYLVDSAIEIANRYDFIDKLNRINVYIDLKEKTIEEFLSSLELNKEKTYLFIMNTISSSRELYKLLKKKVKEDVCYLSTYVLPCEREKRLKEIKEGKYRIVVSTQLVEAGVDIDFDVVYRDFAPLDALNQSAGRCNRNMEKQAGEFHIVRLVDKKSRDFAHYIYDSVLLNTTRQMLYGKSHLSEKEFILLVEDYFREVWRKISKDKSNEILEAVKSFRFSSNRSNRNSIRDFRLIEEEKYKSDVFVEFDEKATEVWKKAKEIIANLRKKNIDVFEAKEEFEKIKSSFYNYVISVDVRDNKLYEDKDLKIYFVSKDKIGQYYDKETGFIAKG
- the cas5b gene encoding type I-B CRISPR-associated protein Cas5b, whose translation is MKVLVFDIFGDFAHFRKFFTTSSPLTFPFPPPPTVRGIIGAILGFGREEYLEKTKDLYIGIGILSPIKKIRMGRNLVFTKDKSENFDPTLISSRKAEGEPRTQVRAEFVKDPKYRIYVSGEEEFLNNLKEMVENHRTYYTVSLGLSELLADFSYVGIYQGYYQEESEKADSVIPVHVVDEINIERLQKIGKERIPTLMDVDRTVRKYEDVIFNMEGGAIYGKFKNLLKLENGEVIHLWRSQEFTPTQMYS
- the cas7b gene encoding type I-B CRISPR-associated protein Cas7/Csh2, coding for MENKQEANKQAPMKNRREILFIYDVSWANPNGDPADENKPRIDEGTQINYVTPDRLKRTIRDQLAEMGYEIFIREERGEDGKLSTKEDIFEKYGNDYAKMLENCIDIRLFGGTFAIKKNKNKRKKGEEEEDNQEASDTKANSFTGPVQFKFGRSLHRVKMELVKGTTVLPSKEGKAQGNMTDRYVVPYSLIVFYGIANEKAAEETKLTESDIDTMLKAMWIGHKASTDVISYSKFGHNPRVLIEIIYKDYIEKTPTEKNLTHIGELDKLVRIQTDKKDEEIRDIEELNIDFTKLQQKVQRYKDKIQKVRYCIDDRVKFFPAIEEIFQGIQVEEFCWAKEV